One Capsicum annuum cultivar UCD-10X-F1 chromosome 2, UCD10Xv1.1, whole genome shotgun sequence genomic window carries:
- the LOC107861186 gene encoding phospholipase A1-IIgamma-like, whose amino-acid sequence MGSMAEKWEELSGKNNWEGLLNPLDLDLRKYIIQYGELAQATYDTFISERASKYAGASRYSMENFFTKVGLDPSKYHVTKFFYGTSSIPLPDAFMTRSLSREAWSKESNFMGYIAVATDEGKVALGRRDIVINWRGTLQVLEWVNDLQFLLVPAPKVFGDGGLLPLFHPLVHHGFHNIYTTENPRSQFNKTCVRDQVMEEVKRLVEEYKNEEVSITVTGHSLGASLATLNAVDIAFNGINKSSNGKEFPVTAFVFASPKVGDLNFHKAFSKLKHLHILRIHNLLDIVPKYPPVGYFDVGQELMIDTTKSPYVKPPGEVVSWHLLEPYLHGIAGTQGIGMTAGFKLEVNRDISLVNKQWMILKDEYCIPPLWWSEKHKGMVQQQDGSWLLQDRDDYEF is encoded by the exons ATGGGTAGCATGGCTGAGAAATGGGAGGAACTTAGTGGGAAGAACAACTGGGAAGGTCTATTAAACCCATTGGATCTTGATCTTCGTAAATACATCATTCAATATGGAGAATTGGCTCAAGCAACTTATGACACTTTCATCTCAGAGAGAGCATCCAAATATGCAGGAGCTAGCAGATACTCGATGGAAAATTTCTTTACCAAAGTTGGACTTGACCCATCGAAGTATCATGTAACCAAATTTTTCTATGGTACCTCATCCATTCCACTTCCTGATGCTTTCATGACAAGGTCATTGTCAAGGGAAGCATGGAGCAAGGAATCAAATTTTATGGGGTACATTGCTGTGGCTACTGATGAGGGTAAAGTTGCATTGGGAAGGAGGGACATTGTGATTAATTGGAGAGGAACTTTGCAAGTGTTGGAGTGGGTGAATGACCTTCAGTTTTTACTTGTCCCAGCACCAAAAGTTTTTGGTGATGGAGGCTTGCTTCCTTTGTTTCATCCTTTGGTGCATCATGGCTTCCATAACATTTATACAACGGAAAATCCACGGTCACAATTTAATAAGACATGTGTCAGGGATCAG GTAATGGAAGAAGTGAAAAGATTGGTTGAGGAATACAAGAATGAAGAGGTCAGCATAACTGTGACAGGCCACAGCCTAGGTGCATCACTTGCAACACTAAATGCAGTTGACATAGCCTTCAATGGTATCAACAAGTCAAGCAATGGCAAGGAGTTCCCAGTGACTGCATTTGTATTCGCAAGTCCTAAAGTTGGGGATCTCAATTTTCACAAGGCATTCTCCAAACTGAAGCATCTTCACATCCTGAGGATTCACAACTTATTGGATATTGTTCCAAAATACCCACCCGTTGGCTATTTTGACGTTGGTCAGGAGCTAATGATTGACACCACTAAATCTCCGTATGTGAAGCCTCCTGGCGAAGTGGTCAGCTGGCATTTGTTGGAACCATACTTGCATGGCATTGCTGGCACCCAAGGAATTGGAATGACAGCAGGTTTTAAGCTTGAAGTGAATCGCGATATTTCACTTGTGAACAAACAGTGGATGATACTGAAAGATGAATATTGTATTCCTCCACTTTGGTGGTCTGAGAAGCACAAAGGAATGGTTCAACAACAAGATGGATCTTGGCTTCTCCAGGATCGTGATGATTATGAGTTCTGA